The region GAAAACTTCTTCCTTGATTTCTCTCCTCCACAATCCACTGACAAAAATAATGGCAAGCTCTATCATCCAAACCTGCAAAAGGTTCATCTAGCAAGATCACAGAAGCCTTGCTAGTCAAGATGGTCAAGAGCTGAAGAATCTTTTGCTGGCCACCACTTAATTGATAGGGGCTCTTATCGAGTGCCTGCTCCAAATCAAAATATCGTAAAGCTTGGAAAATTCGCTGATTTCTTTCAGAATCAGGTCCATCTAATTGAAGTTCCTCTCGCAGACTGACTCGGATAAACTGCTTCTCAGCCTCCTGAACAACACCCGTCAAGTCACGATACAGGCTCTTTTTCTTTTTGAGAACCGAACCCTTCCAAGTAATGCACCCCTTATACTTTTGAAATTGAAGAATAGACCGAAAGAGGGTTGATTTCCCGACACCATTGTCACCCAGGATACAGGAAATCCCTTGGTAAAATGTAAAATCAGCAATCGAAAAGAGGGAGCGCTTATCCAGCTCACAAGTCGTTCGGTCCATATGGAATAGTTCTGGGCTAGAAGCAACTTCCTTTGAAACAGCCTGTGTCATCTCAGAGGTAGGGATTTGAAACACTTCCCTTAGTTGTCCATCTCTTAGCTCCACCATATAGTCGATATAGGCTTCATAATCAGATAAATCATGGTCGCACAGGATGACTGCCTTCCCATTAGAGGCTAACTCTTTTAGAATCTCCAATATCTCTATCCTACTCTTGCGGTCAATGGAAGCAAAAGGCTCATCCAAGAGATAGACCCTAGGATTCATAGCAAAGAGAACAGCCAAAGCAGCCTTTTGCTTTTCCCCACCTGATAAGTGATGAATTGGACGGTGCAAGATTTTCTCACAGCGACATTGTCGAACCACCTCTGCTATTTTAGAATCAATTTCCTGAACGGGATGCCCAATATTCTCCAAGGTAAAAATCAGCTCCTCAAACAAGTTCTCCATGGTAAATTGATGATTGGGATTTTGAAAGAGAATCCCAACTGTCTGGACACGTTCGACGATAGAAAGCTGACTGACCTCACTCCCATCTATCAAAACTTGACCGCTATAGGGAAGAGAACTGACTTGGGCGATCATTTGAAAGAGGCTAGATTTTCCTGAACCACTGCTTCCAACTAACAAGGTAAAGGCTTGCGCATGAAAAGTAAAATCAATCGGCTCAGAGAAGATTGGGGACTGAATCACTCGTAGTTCCAGCCCCATCTATGCCTTGCCCCCAGTTGCAAACTGATGATAAAGTTTGACAATGGCACGAACCAAGATAGTACAGAAGAAAAAGACAGAAATAAAGCGCACCACAAACAAGGAAAGCACAAAAGGAAGGGAGAAGGCGTAGTAACCTAACTTAATGTATTCATAGACAAAGCTAACAAGCGTAATCCCAATACTATTAGCAGTTAGAGAGAGCCAACTTTCATAGCGATTCTTGGTTACGATAAAACCAAGTTCACTTCCCAAACCTTGAACCAAGCCAGACAAAAGGGCACCTAGACCGAATTGGCTACCATAAAGAACTTCAGCAAGCGCAGCTAGCACTTCTCCAATCGTTGCACTTCCCACTCTTGGAACAAAGATTGCAGCAATGGGCGCAGCCATACACCAGAGACCAAAGAGGATTTCATTGGCAAAGGCCTGTAAACCAAGAGGTGCTAAAATCAGGGTGAGGATATCAAACAGATAGCCTGAACCCACAAAAACGCCACCAAAAAAGATAGACAAGAAAGCAAGTAAGATAACATCTTTTAATTGCCATTTTTTCAACATAAAAAACTCCTTTTTTTAAAGAAAAGTGGGGCATTCAAGGTGAGCTACCGAAAGGCTTAACGTCCAGCCTATCCTCTTTTGATAAACAAAAAAACTCCAATTACAATCAAGAATTAGAGTTTAGCTTACAAGATTAGACAGTTCTTTTCGACATACGAAAAAAACCTTTTCACATTTCCCTTCGCCAGTATTAACTGTATCAGGTTCAATGGGTATCATCTCAGCCTAAAGCACCCCAAATGTCTTTATTATTTAATTATATAAATATTATAACAAACGATTTTTTCTAGTTCAAGAAATTGAACTGGAAATACAGACTTGCACTCACAAAGACAGCAGATCTTTCTTTTGCAAAAGCCAAATGTCTTGTTTGATAGATTAGCCATTTGAGCTGAATCTGGACATAGCTTTTTAGAAAAAAGAAAATCCTACTCCCTCAGAATCCAAGGAAAAATTGATAGCTATTGTTCACTCATTTCCCGAACAGTTTTTTCTATATTTTTTGCATACGATATTGCTGAAATGATTGAAACACCGTCAACATTGGTCTTCATAATGTCTTTAATATGTTTCGTCTGTATCCCCCCAATTGCAACTAAGGGCATTTGTGGCAATAGTTTTCTCATCAATTTAAGACCTTCATAACCTATAGCACCACCAGCATCATCCTTTGACTGGGTATCAAATACAGGACCAACACCAACATAATCTACATATTCAACTTTTGATTGTTGAAATTCTTCCTCGTTTTTTATAGAAAGACCAATTATTTTATCTGGCATCAATTTTCTAATTTCATCAACACCAAGGTCATCCTGCCCTACATGTACGCCATCAGCGTCAATTTCCATCGCCAAATCAATATCATCATTAACAATAAACGGGACATTGTATTTTTTACAAAGATCCTGTAGTTCAATTGCTAATTCGACTTTTTCTATACCTTTCAGGGCTCCCTCACCTTTTTCACGGAATTGAAATAAGGTTATACCACCTTTTAAGGCTTCCTCAACGACCGTATATAGATCTTTTCCTTGGCAAGTAGTCGTTCCACAAATAAAATATAGTTTTAATAATTCCTTATGAAACATTTTACTTCACTCTTTGGAATTTCTTTACATCTTCATCTGTAATCTCGTATAAGGCATTTATAAATTCAACTTTAAATGTTCCAGGAAGATGCCCATTTGGACGTTTTTCTGCCATTTCTCCAGCTATATTGTAAACCAACATTGCTGTTTCTAATGATTTCAATTCTTGACCTTTTTCAAGTCCGATAAAGCTTGCTACTACAGCACCTAATAAGCATCCTGTCCCAATAACTTTTGGCATCATGGCACTACCATTATGAATCGTTACCACTTCTCCATTTACCGCAATAGCATCCACTTCACCTGTTACTACTATTGGAATATTGAACTTCTTATTTGCTGCTAGAGCAATTTCATCAATATTATCTACTCCCGCACTATCTACTCCTTTAGATGCCACATTTATCCCTACTAAAGAGGCAATCTCGCCAGCATTTCCCCTAATCGCTGCTAGTTTATAATTGTTGATTAGATCATCTGCTACTTTTTTTCTATATTCTCCTGCTCCACAGGCTACAGGATCTAAAACTGCTGGAACATTATATTTCTCTGCAATTTTCAGAGCAGCTTGGTATAATTTCCAATTTTCATCTGTCAATGTTCCTATGTTTATTAATAAACCTCCAGCATACTTTAACAAATCCTCTAAATCTGCTGGAAACTCACTCATAGCTGGTGATGCACCCAGTGCAACTAATCCATTTGCTGTGAAATTTTTTACAACATCATTGGTGATACAGATAACTAATGGTGCTTTTTCTTTTAATAATTTTAAACTTGTCATATTAAAATACTTCCTTTTTAATTTTAAACAATGTACTGATTTCAATTTATCTCTATCTTTAGTTAAGATTTTTTCATTTACATTGAATGATTTACCTCATTAAATTTGTAAATATCCTAAACCTTCTCTAAGCGTCATAACCAATATCAAAAAAGGCTAATTCTAAAGCAACTGCTTGATTCCAGCGTTCCTGAAGTTCTGTCAAATCTTCTCGATTTTTCCCAACACGATTGAGTTCGTCAACCAGAAATTGAACCCACTCTGCAAAGAAAGGACCTCTGTGGAGATTGATCCATTCCGAATGAATATAGGCTTCAGGTAGAGCCAAATCTTTAGAACCCCAGTCTAAATAGAGACCTTCTGCAATGACCAACATGACCAAAAGATGGACATAATCTGATGAAGCCACTGCCGAATACATTAAATCCTGAAAGGCTTTTGTTACAGGATGCAAGGTCACTTCCAGATAGTCATTCTCAGATACTTTTAACTCTTTGAAAGTCTTTTGGAAATAACCGTCTTCATCTGCTTCAAGAAAGCCTAGTTGCTTGGCAAAACGAAGCTTAGATTCAAGTTGGTCTGCGTGAGCTACGCAGGCACCCAGCATGGATAAGAAGGCATCAAAGAAGTGATAATCTTGAATTAGGTATTCTTTTAAAACCTTATTCTCAATTGTCCCCGCAAAAAGTTCCTGAACAAAACGATGATTGATTGCATCCTGCCAATCCTTCTGACTGCTTTTTAATAATTCTCCAACAATCAAACCTGGCTCAAATGCATAGTCTTGTGTTTTCATATTTACTTTTCCTCTCTTTATTCGTTCGTAATCGACAAAACATCAAGAAAATCCTAGTTTTACTTGACCTTTTTAAAGAAAATCAAGGGCGTTCAAGAAGAGCTATCTAAATGCTTTGTATCACATTCATCCAGCTTATATAAACAAAAAAACTCCAATTACAATCAAGAATTAGAGTTGACTTACAAGATTCGATCGTTCATTTCGCCATACGAAAAAAACTGTTCACATTTCCCTTCGCCAGTCTTAACTGTATCAGGTTCAATGGGTATCATCTCAGCTTAAAGCACCCCAAATGTCTTTGTTATTTAATTACTGCACCAGTATAGCAAAAAATGAAAGCCCTAGCAAGATATTTGATTAGAAAATATATTTATATAGTTTTTAATGGTGATTTATTCTTCCTATAGACGAAGAAAAACCTCCACATCAAGTGGAGGCAATCTCTTTTATCAATACAATTTTAAGTCGCGTGGGTCAACTGGGAAGGTTGGGTTGTATGGGTTGTGACGGAGTTTGAAGTGTTTGACATCTTCAATAGTCTGAGTTCCAGATAATTGCATAACTGTCTTCAATTCTGCATTCAAGTGTTCAAAGACTTGACGTACACCAACACTACCACCGAGAGCCAAACCATAGATGACAGGGCGACCAATAGCTACCAAGTCTGCTCCTGAAGCCAAGGCTTTAAAGACGTGTTGACCACGACGAATACCTGAGTCAAAGACGATTGGCACACGTTTGTCAACTGCTTCTGCTACTTCTTGAAGTGAGTCAAAGGCAGCTGGTCCACCGTCGATTTGGCGGCCACCGTGGTTGGTTACCCAGATACCAGAAGCTCCCGCAGCAAGCGAACGTTCAACGTCCTCACGGCATTGTGGTCCCTTGACATAAACAGGAAGTCCTGAGTATTCAGCGATAAATTCTACATCACGTGGAGACAAGCGTTGTTTAGCTGATTTGTAAACAAAGTCCATTGATTTACCAGCACCTTCTGGTAGATATTCCTCAACAATCGGCATGCCAACTGGGAAGACAAAACCATTACGCTTGTCCACCTCACGATTGCCTCCTACAGTCGCATCTGCTGTCAAGACAATCGCTTTATAACCTTCAGCCTTCACACGGTCCATGATATGGCGGTTGATACCGTCATCCTTACTAAAGTAAAATTGGAACCAGTGAGGTGTCCCTTGAAGGGCTTCTGTAATTTCTGGAAGATCGACAGTAGAGTAAGAGCTAGTTGTATAAAGAGACCCAAACTCATGCACACCACGCGCAGTCGCCACTTCACCCTGTTCGTTTGCTAATTTATGAGCTGCAACAGGCGCCATAATGATTGGTGAAGACAATTTTTCACCTGCAAATTCAATCTCTGTACTTGGATTTTCAACATCACAAAGCGTATGCGGAACGATGAGTTTGTGGTTAAAGGCACGAATATTCTCACGTAAAGTGAAAGTATCTTCCGCTCCACTAGCGATATAGCCAAATGCTGCTTTAGGAATAACTTGTTGTGCCATTGGCTCCAAATCATAGGTATTGATGAAATCTACATGACCTTCTGCATTGCTTGTTTTGTATGACATAAAATGCCCTCCTTAATAAGTAAGCGTTTACTTTGTATATTACAAAA is a window of Streptococcus mitis DNA encoding:
- a CDS encoding ATP-binding cassette domain-containing protein; its protein translation is MGLELRVIQSPIFSEPIDFTFHAQAFTLLVGSSGSGKSSLFQMIAQVSSLPYSGQVLIDGSEVSQLSIVERVQTVGILFQNPNHQFTMENLFEELIFTLENIGHPVQEIDSKIAEVVRQCRCEKILHRPIHHLSGGEKQKAALAVLFAMNPRVYLLDEPFASIDRKSRIEILEILKELASNGKAVILCDHDLSDYEAYIDYMVELRDGQLREVFQIPTSEMTQAVSKEVASSPELFHMDRTTCELDKRSLFSIADFTFYQGISCILGDNGVGKSTLFRSILQFQKYKGCITWKGSVLKKKKSLYRDLTGVVQEAEKQFIRVSLREELQLDGPDSERNQRIFQALRYFDLEQALDKSPYQLSGGQQKILQLLTILTSKASVILLDEPFAGLDDRACHYFCQWIVEERNQGRSFLVISHRLDPLISVVDYWIEMTSQGLSHVKEVTITKPLTSQSSNAQREVR
- a CDS encoding ECF transporter S component, with amino-acid sequence MLKKWQLKDVILLAFLSIFFGGVFVGSGYLFDILTLILAPLGLQAFANEILFGLWCMAAPIAAIFVPRVGSATIGEVLAALAEVLYGSQFGLGALLSGLVQGLGSELGFIVTKNRYESWLSLTANSIGITLVSFVYEYIKLGYYAFSLPFVLSLFVVRFISVFFFCTILVRAIVKLYHQFATGGKA
- the thiE gene encoding thiamine phosphate synthase, whose protein sequence is MFHKELLKLYFICGTTTCQGKDLYTVVEEALKGGITLFQFREKGEGALKGIEKVELAIELQDLCKKYNVPFIVNDDIDLAMEIDADGVHVGQDDLGVDEIRKLMPDKIIGLSIKNEEEFQQSKVEYVDYVGVGPVFDTQSKDDAGGAIGYEGLKLMRKLLPQMPLVAIGGIQTKHIKDIMKTNVDGVSIISAISYAKNIEKTVREMSEQ
- the thiM gene encoding hydroxyethylthiazole kinase, which gives rise to MTSLKLLKEKAPLVICITNDVVKNFTANGLVALGASPAMSEFPADLEDLLKYAGGLLINIGTLTDENWKLYQAALKIAEKYNVPAVLDPVACGAGEYRKKVADDLINNYKLAAIRGNAGEIASLVGINVASKGVDSAGVDNIDEIALAANKKFNIPIVVTGEVDAIAVNGEVVTIHNGSAMMPKVIGTGCLLGAVVASFIGLEKGQELKSLETAMLVYNIAGEMAEKRPNGHLPGTFKVEFINALYEITDEDVKKFQRVK
- a CDS encoding TenA family protein, which codes for MKTQDYAFEPGLIVGELLKSSQKDWQDAINHRFVQELFAGTIENKVLKEYLIQDYHFFDAFLSMLGACVAHADQLESKLRFAKQLGFLEADEDGYFQKTFKELKVSENDYLEVTLHPVTKAFQDLMYSAVASSDYVHLLVMLVIAEGLYLDWGSKDLALPEAYIHSEWINLHRGPFFAEWVQFLVDELNRVGKNREDLTELQERWNQAVALELAFFDIGYDA
- the lctO gene encoding L-lactate oxidase, with amino-acid sequence MSYKTSNAEGHVDFINTYDLEPMAQQVIPKAAFGYIASGAEDTFTLRENIRAFNHKLIVPHTLCDVENPSTEIEFAGEKLSSPIIMAPVAAHKLANEQGEVATARGVHEFGSLYTTSSYSTVDLPEITEALQGTPHWFQFYFSKDDGINRHIMDRVKAEGYKAIVLTADATVGGNREVDKRNGFVFPVGMPIVEEYLPEGAGKSMDFVYKSAKQRLSPRDVEFIAEYSGLPVYVKGPQCREDVERSLAAGASGIWVTNHGGRQIDGGPAAFDSLQEVAEAVDKRVPIVFDSGIRRGQHVFKALASGADLVAIGRPVIYGLALGGSVGVRQVFEHLNAELKTVMQLSGTQTIEDVKHFKLRHNPYNPTFPVDPRDLKLY